In Castanea sativa cultivar Marrone di Chiusa Pesio chromosome 6, ASM4071231v1, a single window of DNA contains:
- the LOC142638405 gene encoding G-type lectin S-receptor-like serine/threonine-protein kinase At4g27290, with protein sequence MGIFAFVFLSSSLFLFYFVFSDAADRITQSQSLSDGTNLVSKNGSFVLGFFSTGNSTNRYLGIWYNNIPVRTVVWVANWRNPIRDSSGVLMLNSSGSLVLLSQNKTIAWSASSTKEVGSPVVELLDSGNLVLREEDEENPGSYLWQSFDYPSDTWLPGMKLGWDLRTGFERRLTAWKSPDDPSPGELSCGIELHNYPEVVMKNGSKNYDRTGPWNGIGFSGAIGVKANQVYDFDFVSNKDEVYFIYHTIKNSVITRAVVNQTSYLYERYIWIEADKKWIPYMIQPQDKCDIYNLCGAYGNCIIGESPICQCIEGFKPRSTERWNPDDWAKGCVRTTELSCDDKDKFGFVKFVGLKLPDTTYSWVNKSMNLNECRVKCLNNCSCMAYSNTDIRDGGSGCALWYGDLIDIRQVAANGQDLYIRMPASKKVNQDKQKMKVIVVVATVIAVVFGVLLIAYCICKRKNFREKMRDKGMIDQNIDGQSEDLELPFFSLAIIAIATNKFSSNNKLGEGGFGLVYKGILADGQEIAVKRLSQNSRQGLSEFKNEVKSIAKLQHRNLVRLLGYCIEGEEKVLIYEYMSNGSLDSFIFDQMRSNIIGWSMRFNIICGIARGLLYLHEDSRLRIIHRDLKASNILLDSKMKPKISDFVMAKTFGGDQIEGNTNRVVGTYGYMAPEYAIDGLFSVKSDVFSFGILLLEIICGKKNRGSFHRDHSLNLVGHAWKSWKEGRILELIDTCLKDSCIMSELERCLHISFLCLQQHHEDRPNMSFVVMMLHSESSLLEPKEPCFYVGKTSPSSSKNQSSSTNEITITLLDGR encoded by the exons ATGGGCATCTttgcttttgtgtttttgagttccagtttatttcttttctactttGTATTTTCGGATGCTGCTGACAGAATTACCCAATCTCAATCCCTCAGTGACGGCACAAATTTGGTCTCTAAAAATGGAAGCTTTGTCCTTGGGTTCTTCAGTACAGGAAATTCCACCAACCGTTACTTGGGAATTTGGTACAACAATATCCCAGTTAGAACGGTTGTTTGGGTAGCAAACTGGCGCAATCCAATCAGAGATTCGTCTGGCGTGTTGATGTTAAACAGTTCAGGTAGTCTTGTTCTTCTCAGCCAGAATAAGACTATTGCTTGGTCTGCGAGTTCTACAAAAGAGGTGGGGAGTCCAGTTGTTGAGCTTTTAGATTCAGGAAATCTAGTATTAAGAGAAGAGGATGAAGAAAACCCAGGAAGTTATTTGTGGCAAAGCTTTGACTATCCTTCTGATACATGGCTACCAGGGATGAAGCTTGGATGGGACTTAAGGACTGGTTTCGAAAGGCGCCTAACTGCATGGAAGAGTCCAGATGATCCATCTCCTGGAGAACTGAGTTGTGGGATTGAACTTCACAACTACCCCGAGGTAGTCATGAAGAACGGCTCCAAGAATTACGACCGGACTGGCCCGTGGAATGGTATTGGCTTCAGTGGTGCAATAGGGGTAAAGGCCAACCAGGTTTATGACTTCGATTTTGTCTCCAACAAGGATGAGGTATATTTCATATACCACACGATTAAAAATTCTGTAATCACCAGAGCAGTTGTGAACCAAACTTCGTACTTGTACGAGCGCTACATATGGATCGAAGCAGATAAAAAATGGATCCCGTACATGATTCAACCACAAGACAAATGtgacatttataatttatgtggTGCTTATGGAAATTGTATCATTGGTGAGTCACCTATCTGCCAGTGTATAGAAGGATTTAAGCCTAGGTCAACCGAAAGATGGAACCCAGACGACTGGGCTAAGGGATGTGTACGCACTACGGAATTGAGCTGCgatgataaagataaatttgggTTTGTTAAATTTGTTGGGCTCAAGTTGCCGGATACCACATATTCTTGGGTGAACAAAAGTATGAATCTTAACGAATGCAGAGTCAAATGTTTGAACAACTGTTCTTGTATGGCTTATTCCAACACTGACATTAGAGATGGAGGAAGTGGCTGTGCCCTCTGGTATGGAGATCTAATTGATATTAGACAGGTTGCCGCTAACGGGCAGGATTTATATATTCGAATGCCTGCTTCAAAGAAAG TCAACCAGGACAAGCAAAAGATGAAGGTGATAGTTGTAGTTGCCACTGTCATCGCCGTAGTTTTTGGGGTGCTCTTGATTGCCTACTGcatttgcaaaagaaaaaacttcagAG AGAAAATGAGGGATAAAGGGATGATAGACCAGAATATTGATGGCCAAAGTGAAGACCTGGAGCTCCCATTCTTCAGCCTAGCTATCATAGCTATTGCCACTAACAAATTTTCAAGCAATAACAAGCTTGGTGAAGGTGGCTTTGGACTCGTATATAAG GGTATATTAGCAGATGGACAAGAAATTGCTGTGAAAAGGCTTTCACAAAATTCTAGACAAGGATTGAGTGAGTTTAAAAATGAAGTTAAGTCGATTGCCAAATTACAGCACCGAAATCTTGTTAGGCTTTTGGGCTATTGCATTGAAGGAGAGGAGAAAGTGTTAATCTATGAATACATGTCCAACGGAAGCTTGGACTCCTTCATTTTTG ATCAAATGAGATCTAATATCATAGGTTGGTCTATGCGCTTCAACATTATTTGTGGGATTGCCCGTgggcttctctatcttcatGAAGACTCTAGATTGAGGATTATACATAGAGATCTAAAAGCAAGTAACATTTTACTCGATAGTAAGATGAAGCCAAAAATTTCCGACTTTGTCATGGCTAAGACCTTTGGTGGAGATCAAATTGAAGGAAATACAAACAGAGTGGTTGGAACTTA TGGTTATATGGCACCCGAATATGCCATTGATGGCCTATTTTCAGTAAAGTCTGATGTCTTTAGTTTTGGAATATTATTGTTGGAGATAATATGTGGAAAGAAAAATCGAGGGTCTTTCCATCGAGACCATAGTCTGAACCTTGTTGGACAT GCATGGAAATCATGGAAAGAAGGTAGGATTTTGGAACTAATTGATACTTGCTTAAAGGACTCTTGCATCATGTCAGAGCTTGAACGTTGCCTCCATATCAGTTTCTTATGTTTGCAACAACATCATGAGGATCGGCCTAACATGTCATTTGTGGTTATGATGTTGCATAGTGAGAGTTCACTACTAGAACCCAAAGAGCCATGTTTCTATGTAGGAAAAACATCACCTTCATCAAGCAAGAACCAATCATCCTCAACCAATGAAATTACTATTACCTTGTTAGATGGTCGATAG
- the LOC142639549 gene encoding uncharacterized protein LOC142639549, whose protein sequence is MGKGKSKDDGNDARTDWKEPKELKAFCDLCTVQVLEGKRSGGFLKREGVDAVIKQLGEMGKVVTFMKFKNKWDHLRKRWKDYWECFDREIGLGIDAVAGHVAASDEWWAQKIAACLVETTEGSRDSADALEFVDPQCEPSINVDPMEVEGPSLSRVGPAVNKGKGLASGVHLFRLICKKPRKKHYVVQELFDSLKSISNVIVESRSVSTRTLGASKAAAKLKAILDMVLRLPRVQLGGRLHLFNTIYFMEKVEGRNMFTTLEDNKDVQLKWLEMQYQMNPQFHFS, encoded by the exons ATGGGTAAGGGGAAATCGAAGGACGATGGTAATGATGCGAGAACTGATTGGAAAGAACCAAAAGAACTAAAAGctttttgtgatttgtgtaCTGTTCAAGTCCTAGAGGGTAAGAGGAGTGGAGGATTTTTGAAAAGAGAAGGGGTTGATGCAGTGATTAAGCAGCTGGGTGAAATGGGAAAAGTGGTGACTTTCATGAAGTTTAAAAACAAATGGGATCATCTGAGAAAACGGTGGAAGGATTATTGGGAGTGTTTTGATCGTGAGATTGGGTTGGGTATTGATGCTGTAGCTGGGCATGTTGCTGCCAGTGATGAGTGGTGGGCCCAAAAGATTGCG GCATGTCTCGTG GAAACCACCGAAGGGTCTAGGGACTCCGCTGATGCTCTTGAATTTGTTGACCCGCAATGTGAACCCTCTATTAATGTTGACCCAATGGAGGTTGAAGGCCCATCATTGTCAAGGGTAGGACCAGCAGTGAATAAGGGGAAAGGCTTGGCAAGTGGTGTCCACCTTTTCAGGTTGATTTGCAAGAAACCAAGAAAAAAGCATTATGTTGTGCAAGAGCTATTCGATTCTTTGAAGAGCATCTCAAATGTTATTGTTGAATCTAGAAGTGTAAGTACTCGTACACTAGGTGCTTCCAAAGCAGCTGCTAAGCTTAAAGCAATTCTGGACATGGTGTTGAGGCTTCCTAGGGTGCAATTGGGTGGTCGCCTTCATTTGTTCAACACCATCTACTTCATGGAAAAAGTAGAGGGTAGGAACATGTTTACAACACTTGAAGATAACAAGGATGTCCAGCTGAAATGGCTAGAGATGCAGTACCAAATGAAccctcaatttcatttttcttaa